Part of the Pseudomonas sp. Leaf58 genome is shown below.
TGTTGGAAATGCAGTTGCGGTAGGCATCGGTCAGGCCGACCTTGGGTGCGTAGGTGAAATACAGGCCCAGGCTGTCAGGCGAACTGAGCCCCGGGCGCTCACCGATCAGCATCACCGTCATGCGGGCACCGAGCAGTTCGCCGACCTCGTCGGCCACCGCCACGCGGCCCTGCTGCACCAGCACCACCGGGGCGCTGGTCCAGCCATCGGCGGCAGCCTGCTCCTCGAAACGGGCCAGAAACGGCAGCGTGTGGCGGTGTACAGCCAGGGCCGAGAGGCCGTCGGCGACCACAATGGCCAAGTCGACGCCGCCGGGGTTGGCCTGGGCGTGCTGGCGCAGCGTGGCAACCGAATCTTCGCTCAAGCGCCGACCCAGGTCCGGGCGTTGCAGGTATTGGTTACGGTCGCTGGCAGCGCTGTGCAGCACCAGGCTTTCGCGTCCGCGGTCACTCAGCTGGGTAACCAGCCCGGCATGGTCGAAAGCCAGGTGCACGGCATCACGGGCCTGGGCATGGGCGAACTGGAAGTCCAGTTGCGCCGCGGTGGGCAGGCTGGTGCCGGCGCGGCCCAAGGCGATGCGCGCCGGGGTCAGGTTGCGCAGGGCCAGCCAGGGGTTGTCGGGGGTAGGCGTGCGGTGGTCCATGGTCATCCCTATGCAAGCTGTGCCAAGGCCTGGCGGAAGGCCGGCGGCAAGTTGTCACCAAAGCGCACCCGGCCATCGGCCTGGGTGAATATACCGGTGCGGGCCAGCCATGCCTCGAACTCCGGCCCGGGCTTCAGGCCCAGAGTCTGGCGCGCATACAACGCGTCGTGGAACGAGGTGGTCTGGTAGTTGAGCATGATGTCGTCGGAGCCGGGAATGCCCATGATGAAGTTGATCCCGGCCACACCCAGCAGGGTCAGCAGGGTGTCCATGTCGTCTTGGTCGGCTTCGGCGTGGTTGGTGTAGCAGATGTCGCAGCCCATCGGCACGCCCAGCAGCTTGCCGCAGAAGTGGTCTTCAAGGCCGGCACGAATGATCTGCTTGCCGTTGTACAGGTACTCGGGGCCGATGAAACCCACCACGGTATTGACCAGAAACGGCTTGAAGTGGCGGGCCACGGCATAAGCGCGGGTTTCGCAGGTTTGCTGGTCGACGCCATGGTGAGCGTTGGCCGATAGCGCGCTCCCCTGGCCGGTTTCGAAGTACATCAGGTTTTGCCCGAGGGTGCCGCGTTTCAGCGACAGGCCTGCTTCGTAGCCTTCCTGCAGCACGTTCAGGTTGATGCCGAACCCAGCGTTGGCCGCCTCCGTGCCGGCGATGGACTGGAACACCAGGTCCAGCGGTACACCCCGGTTGATCGCCTCGATCGAAGTGGTCACATGGGTCAGCACGCAGGCCTGGGTGGGGATGTCGTAGCGCTGGATGATGGCGTCGAGCATTTCCAGCATCGCGCAGATTGAAGCGATGCTGTCGGTAGCAGGGTTGATGCCGATCATGGCGTCGCCGTTGCCGTACAGCAGGCCGTCAAGAATGCTGGCGGCGATGCCGGCCGGTTCGTCGGTCGGGTGGTTGGGCTGAAGCCGGGTCGACAGGCGCCCGCGTAGGCCCATGGTGCCGCGAAAGCGGGTGACCACGCGAATCTTTTGCGCCACCAGTACCAGGTCCTGCACGCGCATGACCTTCGACACCGCCGCGGCCATTTCCGGCGTCAGCCCGGGCGCCAGGGCGCGCAGGCTGTCCTCGTTGGCCTCTTCGCTCAGCAGCCAGTCGCGCAAGCCGCCCACGGTCAGGTGGCTGACCGGGGCGAAAGCCTGGGCATCGTGGGTGTCGATGATCAGGCGGGTGACTTCGTCAGCTTCATAAGGGATGAGCGCTTCATTGAGGAAGTGCGTCAGCGGGATATTGGCCAAGGCCATTTGTGCAGCGACCCGTTCGCCGTCGTTGCTGGCCGCGACGCCTGCCAGAAAGTCCCCCGAGCGTGCGGGGCTGGCCTTGGCCATCACTTCCTTGAGGCTGTCGAAGCGGTAAACCAGGTGGCCTACCGTGTGTACGAAACTTGCCATACAGACTCTCCAGAGCCGCGGGCTGGCCCGCGGCGGGTGGCGGCGATCAGTGCAGGGCCTCTTCGGCTTTCTGAATCGCGGCGAATTCCTCTTCCGGTGTGCCCGCAACCAAGTGGTGGCGGCTGTAGAAAGCAAAGTAGGCAATCAATACCGCATAGATCACTGCAGCGCCAATTACCACACGCGGGTCGACCAGGAAACCGGCAACCACCGCGATGCACGCCAGTACCAGGGCCACGCCCGAGGTGAAGACACCACCAGGGGTGCGGTACGGGCGCTCCATCTTCGGCCGGCGAATGCGCAGCGTGATGTGCGCCGCCATCATCAGTACATAGGACAGCGTAGCGCCAAACACCGCAACCAGGATCAGCAGGTCACCCTGGCCGGTCAGCGACAAGGCAAAACCGATGATGCCTGGAATGATCAGGGCCAGAACTGGGGCTTTGCTCTTGTTGGTTTCCGACAGTTTGCGTGGCAGGTAGCCGGCGCGGGACAGGGCGAAGATCTGCCGGGAATAGGCGTAGATGATCGAGAAGAAGCTGGCGATCAGCCCGGCCAAGCCGACCAGATTGACGAAACCGCCCATCCAGGTAGAACCGCCGTAGGCCTTGGACAATGCTTCGACCAGTGGGTTACCGGAGGCTTTCAGCGCTTCGGAGCCTGCGCCGCCAGGGCCCACTACCAAAATCAGCAGGGCGAAGGCCAGCAGCACCAGCATGGCGCCGATCAGGCCGCGTGGCAGGTCACGCTTGGGGTTTTTGGTTTCTTCGGCGGCCAGCGGCACGCCCTCGACGGCAAGGAAAAACCAAATAGCGTAGGGGATGGCTGCCCACACCCCGACATAGCCGAACGGCAGGAAGCTGCTGGCGCCCACGGCGTCAGTCTTGGCGATGTCGAACAGGTTGGCTGCATCAAAATGGGGCACCATGCCCACCAGGAACACCGCCAGGGCGATGGCGGCGATGGCGGTAATGATAAACATCAGTTTC
Proteins encoded:
- the eat gene encoding ethanolamine permease, with translation MPSDHSAGSPAGSSVDFEKVGSDYFQQRELKKGAAGWVLLVGLGVAYVISGDYAGWNFGLAQGGWGGMFLATLLMATMYLCMCFSLAELSSMIPTAGGGYGFARSAFGPWGGFLTGTAILIEYAIAPAAIAVFIGAYCQSLFGIGGWMIYLAFYIVFIGIHIFGVGEALKLMFIITAIAAIALAVFLVGMVPHFDAANLFDIAKTDAVGASSFLPFGYVGVWAAIPYAIWFFLAVEGVPLAAEETKNPKRDLPRGLIGAMLVLLAFALLILVVGPGGAGSEALKASGNPLVEALSKAYGGSTWMGGFVNLVGLAGLIASFFSIIYAYSRQIFALSRAGYLPRKLSETNKSKAPVLALIIPGIIGFALSLTGQGDLLILVAVFGATLSYVLMMAAHITLRIRRPKMERPYRTPGGVFTSGVALVLACIAVVAGFLVDPRVVIGAAVIYAVLIAYFAFYSRHHLVAGTPEEEFAAIQKAEEALH
- a CDS encoding ethanolamine ammonia-lyase subunit EutB, which encodes MASFVHTVGHLVYRFDSLKEVMAKASPARSGDFLAGVAASNDGERVAAQMALANIPLTHFLNEALIPYEADEVTRLIIDTHDAQAFAPVSHLTVGGLRDWLLSEEANEDSLRALAPGLTPEMAAAVSKVMRVQDLVLVAQKIRVVTRFRGTMGLRGRLSTRLQPNHPTDEPAGIAASILDGLLYGNGDAMIGINPATDSIASICAMLEMLDAIIQRYDIPTQACVLTHVTTSIEAINRGVPLDLVFQSIAGTEAANAGFGINLNVLQEGYEAGLSLKRGTLGQNLMYFETGQGSALSANAHHGVDQQTCETRAYAVARHFKPFLVNTVVGFIGPEYLYNGKQIIRAGLEDHFCGKLLGVPMGCDICYTNHAEADQDDMDTLLTLLGVAGINFIMGIPGSDDIMLNYQTTSFHDALYARQTLGLKPGPEFEAWLARTGIFTQADGRVRFGDNLPPAFRQALAQLA
- the eutC gene encoding ethanolamine ammonia-lyase subunit EutC, whose amino-acid sequence is MDHRTPTPDNPWLALRNLTPARIALGRAGTSLPTAAQLDFQFAHAQARDAVHLAFDHAGLVTQLSDRGRESLVLHSAASDRNQYLQRPDLGRRLSEDSVATLRQHAQANPGGVDLAIVVADGLSALAVHRHTLPFLARFEEQAAADGWTSAPVVLVQQGRVAVADEVGELLGARMTVMLIGERPGLSSPDSLGLYFTYAPKVGLTDAYRNCISNIRLEGLSYGMAAHRLLYLMREACRRQLSGVNLKDEAEVHSLENEHSASQKGNFLLGKQ